The proteins below are encoded in one region of Terriglobales bacterium:
- a CDS encoding formate/nitrite transporter family protein produces the protein MAFVFALASRFFDNQAAATTAIVSPRVRISPPMQESTRRSAHEIFEQVVKNAREELSRSVPALLFSGFAGGIGMGLTGLGVALALSYLGNSPPAKFISLCFYPIGFIVVIIG, from the coding sequence CGTGTTCGCTCTTGCCTCTCGCTTTTTCGACAACCAAGCCGCCGCTACGACGGCCATAGTTTCCCCTCGCGTCCGCATCTCACCACCGATGCAGGAGAGCACGCGACGTTCGGCGCATGAGATTTTCGAGCAGGTGGTCAAGAACGCTCGTGAAGAGCTCTCGCGATCTGTGCCCGCATTGCTCTTCTCTGGATTTGCCGGTGGTATCGGAATGGGACTCACCGGACTAGGAGTTGCGCTGGCGCTCAGCTATCTCGGGAACTCTCCACCGGCGAAATTCATCTCGCTTTGCTTTTATCCCATTGGCTTCATCGTCGTGATCATCGGA